In Lysobacter firmicutimachus, one genomic interval encodes:
- a CDS encoding SDR family oxidoreductase: MTLQGKTLFITGASRGIGREIALRAARDGANVAIAAKSAVANPKLPGTIHSVAAEVEAAGGRALALKCDIREEDEVQAAVAATADAFGGIDILVNNASAIWLRGTLDTPMKRFDLMQQVNARGSFLCAQACLPYLRQAANPHILTLAPPPSLDVKWWAPHTGYTLAKMGMSFVTLGLAGEFGPSGIAVNALWPKTIIATDALNLIPGVPVDRCRKPEIVADAVREVLIRPAQGFYGRFLIDEEVLSEAGVADFGRYAVDPDKPLLPDLFLG; the protein is encoded by the coding sequence ATGACCCTCCAAGGCAAAACTCTCTTCATCACCGGCGCCTCGCGCGGCATCGGCCGCGAGATCGCGCTGCGCGCGGCGCGCGACGGCGCCAACGTGGCCATCGCGGCCAAGTCGGCGGTCGCCAATCCCAAGCTGCCCGGCACCATCCACAGCGTCGCCGCCGAAGTCGAGGCGGCCGGCGGGCGCGCGCTGGCGCTCAAATGCGATATCCGCGAGGAAGACGAGGTCCAGGCCGCGGTCGCGGCGACCGCAGACGCGTTCGGCGGCATCGACATCCTGGTCAACAACGCCAGCGCGATCTGGCTGCGCGGCACCCTGGACACGCCGATGAAGCGTTTCGACCTGATGCAGCAGGTCAACGCGCGCGGCAGTTTCCTGTGCGCCCAGGCCTGCCTGCCGTATCTGCGCCAGGCCGCGAACCCGCACATCCTGACCCTGGCGCCGCCGCCGAGCCTGGACGTCAAGTGGTGGGCGCCGCATACCGGCTACACCCTGGCCAAGATGGGCATGAGCTTCGTGACCCTGGGCCTGGCCGGCGAATTCGGCCCGAGCGGCATCGCGGTCAACGCGCTCTGGCCGAAGACCATCATCGCCACCGATGCCTTGAACCTCATCCCCGGCGTTCCGGTGGACCGTTGCCGCAAGCCGGAGATCGTCGCCGATGCGGTGCGCGAGGTGCTGATCCGGCCGGCGCAGGGGTTCTACGGCCGTTTCCTGATCGACGAAGAAGTGCTGAGCGAGGCCGGCGTCGCCGACTTCGGCCGCTACGCGGTCGATCCGGACAAGCCGTTGTTGCCGGACCTGTTCCTCGGCTGA
- a CDS encoding bifunctional DedA family/phosphatase PAP2 family protein yields the protein MEPAWLESATAWIAANPIAAGIVIFLIAFCDALVIVGIVVPALPLLFAVGALVGLGHINGPYALVCSTLGAFAGDGLSYWVGYRWGPTLRERWPFSRYPQWLDRGENLFRRHGSKSIVIARFVGAVRPFVPAIAGMLRMPMRRYAIPSLLACAAWSGLFLAPGWILGASYDAVAAVADRLAVVLGGLLAALALVWAGVLYTWRWFANHADNLLARALRWTRAHPRLGRYAAALIDPNRPESASLVMLAVCLLGISWIWFTLLATLLASGGPLAIDHSVHEFMWTLRNPLADRLMAGLASLGDPAVLAPAALAVLVYLAWRRRWMAAAHWVGAIVFGLALTSLLEAAIDMPRPPTAPAGFGFPSVAVTMTTIVFGFFAVLIARELPGRQRVWPYLLAGVVTTLVGFSRLYLGAHWPSDLVGGTLFGIVWLLVLGIAYRRHVARSFWMRPLAVLFYTVFAAAALWHAPRSADALLAKFAAAQPTAVLDAQAWWRSDWASLPAQRNERDARGRWPLDVQVAGPLPPLRASLEAAGWRVQEQANWLSTIALLDDDTPAREQAVLPATLDAQAEALLMLRDGPSPDLQYALRLWPAPAVLSDGTPLWVGTAQTLRLTKPFDAATLWLPQSDGGRAHAEVRKALTGFVLLEQAHPKNGAPVLRLRSQYRLPQTVAPAP from the coding sequence ATGGAACCTGCCTGGCTCGAAAGCGCGACCGCATGGATCGCGGCCAATCCCATCGCCGCCGGCATCGTGATCTTTCTGATCGCGTTCTGCGATGCGCTGGTCATCGTCGGCATCGTCGTACCCGCGTTGCCGCTGCTGTTCGCGGTCGGCGCGCTGGTCGGCCTGGGCCACATCAACGGCCCCTATGCCTTGGTCTGTTCGACCCTGGGCGCCTTCGCCGGCGACGGGTTGAGTTACTGGGTCGGCTATCGCTGGGGGCCGACCTTGCGCGAACGCTGGCCGTTCTCGCGTTATCCGCAATGGCTGGACCGCGGCGAGAATCTGTTCCGCCGCCACGGCAGCAAGAGCATCGTGATCGCGCGCTTCGTCGGCGCGGTGCGGCCGTTCGTGCCGGCCATCGCCGGCATGCTGCGCATGCCGATGCGGCGCTATGCGATCCCCAGCCTGCTCGCCTGCGCCGCCTGGTCGGGGCTGTTCCTGGCGCCGGGCTGGATCCTGGGCGCATCCTACGACGCGGTCGCCGCGGTCGCCGACCGGCTGGCGGTGGTGTTGGGCGGCTTGCTGGCCGCCCTGGCCTTGGTCTGGGCCGGCGTGCTCTACACCTGGCGCTGGTTCGCCAACCACGCCGACAACCTGCTCGCGCGCGCGCTGCGCTGGACCCGCGCGCATCCGCGCCTGGGCCGCTACGCCGCGGCGCTGATCGATCCCAACCGGCCGGAGTCGGCCTCGCTGGTGATGCTGGCGGTCTGCCTGCTCGGGATCAGCTGGATCTGGTTCACCCTGCTGGCCACGCTGCTGGCCAGCGGCGGGCCGCTGGCGATCGACCACAGCGTGCACGAGTTCATGTGGACCCTGCGCAATCCGCTCGCCGACCGGCTGATGGCCGGCCTGGCCAGCCTCGGCGATCCGGCCGTGCTGGCGCCGGCGGCGTTGGCGGTGCTGGTCTATCTGGCCTGGCGCCGGCGCTGGATGGCGGCGGCGCATTGGGTCGGCGCGATCGTGTTCGGCCTGGCGCTGACTTCCTTGCTGGAGGCGGCGATCGACATGCCGCGTCCGCCGACCGCGCCGGCCGGCTTCGGCTTCCCTTCGGTCGCGGTGACCATGACCACGATCGTGTTCGGCTTCTTCGCCGTGCTGATCGCGCGCGAGCTGCCGGGCCGGCAGCGGGTCTGGCCGTATTTGTTGGCCGGCGTGGTCACCACCCTGGTCGGCTTCTCGCGCCTGTACCTGGGCGCGCACTGGCCCAGCGACCTGGTCGGCGGCACCTTGTTCGGCATCGTCTGGCTGCTGGTGCTGGGCATCGCCTACCGCCGCCACGTCGCCCGCTCGTTCTGGATGCGGCCGCTGGCGGTGCTGTTCTACACCGTGTTCGCGGCCGCCGCGCTGTGGCATGCGCCGCGTTCGGCCGATGCCTTGCTGGCCAAGTTCGCCGCCGCCCAACCCACCGCGGTGCTCGATGCGCAGGCCTGGTGGCGCAGCGATTGGGCCAGCCTGCCGGCGCAGCGCAACGAGCGCGATGCGCGCGGGCGCTGGCCGCTGGACGTGCAGGTCGCCGGCCCGCTGCCGCCGCTGCGCGCCAGCCTGGAAGCCGCCGGCTGGCGGGTGCAGGAACAGGCCAACTGGCTGTCGACCATCGCCTTGCTCGACGACGACACGCCGGCGCGCGAACAAGCGGTGCTGCCGGCCACCCTCGATGCCCAGGCCGAGGCCCTGCTGATGCTCCGCGACGGCCCCAGCCCGGACCTGCAATACGCGCTGCGCCTGTGGCCGGCGCCGGCGGTGCTCTCCGACGGCACGCCGCTGTGGGTCGGCACGGCGCAGACTTTGCGCCTGACCAAGCCCTTCGATGCCGCGACGCTGTGGCTGCCGCAATCCGACGGCGGCCGCGCCCATGCCGAAGTGCGCAAGGCGCTGACCGGCTTCGTCCTGCTCGAACAAGCGCATCCGAAGAACGGCGCGCCGGTGCTGCGCCTGCGTTCGCAGTACCGGTTGCCGCAAACCGTCGCGCCCGCGCCTTGA
- a CDS encoding serine/threonine protein kinase encodes MPTDPTLPSEVAALKADSFGRIALMRGPQGLFVRRDLGRVPWWLRLPAWWLARREARALRRVDGLEATPQLLAWDGRCLDRSYLDGAAMYQRPPHGDLAYFRQARRLLQRLHRRGLAHNDLAKEANWLVLADGRPAIIDFQLATRGDPRARWMRLLAREDLRHLLKHKRTYCAQALTPVERRLLQRRSWLREAWFATGKPVYRFVTRRILHWEDNEGQGPKP; translated from the coding sequence ATGCCCACAGACCCCACCCTGCCCAGCGAAGTCGCGGCGCTCAAGGCCGACAGCTTCGGCCGCATCGCTCTGATGCGTGGGCCGCAGGGGCTGTTCGTGCGGCGCGATCTCGGTCGCGTGCCGTGGTGGCTGCGGCTGCCGGCGTGGTGGCTGGCGCGGCGCGAGGCGCGCGCGCTGCGGCGCGTCGACGGCCTGGAAGCGACACCGCAGTTGTTGGCCTGGGACGGCCGCTGCCTGGATCGCAGCTACCTCGACGGCGCGGCGATGTACCAGCGCCCGCCGCACGGCGACCTGGCCTATTTTCGTCAGGCCCGGCGGCTGCTGCAGCGGCTGCACCGGCGCGGCCTGGCGCACAACGACCTGGCCAAGGAAGCCAACTGGCTGGTGCTCGCCGACGGCCGTCCGGCGATCATCGATTTCCAGCTCGCCACCCGCGGCGATCCGCGCGCGCGCTGGATGCGTTTGCTCGCGCGCGAGGATTTGCGCCATCTGCTCAAACACAAGCGCACTTATTGCGCACAAGCGCTCACTCCGGTAGAGCGCCGCCTGCTCCAGCGCCGCTCCTGGCTGCGCGAGGCCTGGTTCGCCACCGGCAAACCGGTCTACCGCTTCGTCACCCGCCGAATCCTGCATTGGGAAGACAACGAGGGGCAGGGGCCGAAGCCCTGA